A genomic region of Brassica rapa cultivar Chiifu-401-42 unplaced genomic scaffold, CAAS_Brap_v3.01 Scaffold1080, whole genome shotgun sequence contains the following coding sequences:
- the LOC117131617 gene encoding predicted GPI-anchored protein 58, with protein sequence MPPRQAHRGGHYLPIPISSSSDSSPPSTPAPLPTPSFEATPSGSSFETDPSEGSYDQTPEHIPLSPDPYFMDIEVDVVHDSPVHGDHPAAPASPAADIPPAPAAHIPPGPAAPIPAAQPQPAPTDPAMIALLELMAEMVNLQYQALNAQREAQRAQPAP encoded by the coding sequence atgccACCGAGACAGGCACATCGTGGTGGACATTATCTACCGATAcctatttcatcatcttcagactccTCGCCGCCATCTACTCCGGCACCACTTCCGACTCCTAGCTTTGAGGCTACACCTTCAGGCTCTAGCTTTGAGACTGACCCGTCTGAAGGGTCATATGATCAGACACCGGAGCACATTCCTTTGTCTCCAGACCCATACTTTATGGACATCGAGGTGGATGTGGTACACGATAGTCCAGTGCATGGAGATCATCCCGCAGCTCCTGCATCTCCTGCCGCTGATATTCCACCAGCTCCTGCCGCTCATATTCCACCGGGCCCTGCCGCACCTATTCCGGCAGCACAACCTCAACCAGCGCCAACCGATCCAGCTATGAtagcacttctggaactgatggctgagatggtgaatttgcaaTATCAAGCACTGAATGCACAGCGAGAAGCACAGCGTGCTCAGCCAGCTCCA